The following are encoded in a window of Chitinophaga sp. H8 genomic DNA:
- a CDS encoding ribonuclease H-like YkuK family protein, with amino-acid sequence MQWRRFNGEPIHVPVKDEVRQAIIRETGRGYHLKVCIGTDSQVKGLETEFATVIVFLREGHGGFMFIHNEKTRDCYSIKERMLVEVAKSIEIAYELCDLFTEYDVDMEVHADINTNPQFKSNLALREAMGYILGMGFAFKAKPEAFASSSCANKMVN; translated from the coding sequence ATGCAATGGAGAAGATTCAATGGAGAACCCATTCATGTACCTGTTAAAGACGAGGTACGGCAGGCCATTATCCGGGAAACCGGCAGGGGCTATCATCTGAAAGTGTGCATAGGCACAGATTCCCAGGTAAAAGGATTAGAAACTGAATTTGCTACAGTGATTGTTTTCCTCCGGGAAGGCCACGGCGGCTTCATGTTCATCCACAACGAAAAAACCAGGGACTGCTATTCCATTAAAGAACGTATGCTCGTGGAGGTAGCCAAGAGTATTGAGATTGCGTATGAACTGTGCGACCTGTTTACAGAATATGATGTAGACATGGAGGTACATGCAGACATTAATACCAATCCTCAGTTCAAAAGCAACCTGGCACTGCGGGAAGCAATGGGATACATTCTGGGTATGGGCTTTGCATTCAAAGCTAAACCGGAAGCCTTTGCCAGCAGTAGTTGTGCCAATAAAATGGTCAACTAA
- a CDS encoding TIGR01777 family oxidoreductase translates to MKNKKIVIAGGTGFIGNSLIEYFGRDNNIVILSRQKRPASGSITYVPWDGKSLQGWEQALENADLLVNLTGKSVNCRYTARNKQEIFDSRTNATKVLGEAIRTLTHPPKVWINAASATIYRHAEDRPMDEFTGETANDFSVQVCKLWEKTFNDIQLPATRKIVLRIAVTLGWQPGGVMHPYLNLVKFGLGGHQGNGRQMFSWVHVTDVCRMIAWLFEQPTLEGTFNCSAPHPVPNKVFMQTLRKVSGHKIGIPAPAPLLAAGAAIIGTETELLLKSRWVLPTRITQAGFIFEYGHLADAFKDILAHLPRKQYHLW, encoded by the coding sequence ATGAAAAATAAAAAAATAGTCATCGCAGGTGGTACCGGCTTTATTGGCAATAGTTTGATTGAATACTTTGGCAGGGATAATAATATTGTGATCCTGAGCCGGCAGAAACGCCCCGCATCCGGTAGCATTACTTATGTACCCTGGGATGGGAAATCCTTACAGGGATGGGAACAGGCATTGGAAAATGCAGACCTCCTGGTTAACCTCACCGGCAAAAGCGTTAATTGCCGCTATACCGCCCGGAACAAACAGGAGATTTTTGATAGCAGAACCAATGCCACCAAAGTGCTGGGAGAGGCGATCCGTACCCTTACTCATCCACCCAAAGTATGGATCAACGCAGCTTCTGCCACAATTTACCGGCATGCGGAAGACCGCCCTATGGATGAATTTACAGGCGAAACAGCAAATGACTTTTCTGTGCAGGTATGCAAATTATGGGAAAAGACCTTCAATGATATCCAGCTACCGGCTACCCGCAAGATCGTATTACGTATAGCCGTTACACTGGGATGGCAACCGGGGGGCGTCATGCATCCCTACCTCAACCTGGTAAAATTTGGATTAGGCGGACATCAGGGCAATGGCCGTCAGATGTTTAGCTGGGTGCACGTTACCGATGTATGTAGGATGATAGCCTGGTTATTTGAACAACCCACCCTGGAGGGTACGTTCAATTGCAGTGCTCCCCACCCCGTTCCCAACAAAGTATTTATGCAAACACTCCGGAAAGTAAGTGGCCATAAGATAGGCATTCCTGCACCAGCGCCGCTACTGGCAGCAGGTGCGGCCATCATTGGTACAGAAACCGAGTTGCTGCTAAAAAGCCGCTGGGTATTACCTACCCGTATCACCCAGGCAGGGTTTATTTTTGAGTATGGGCACCTGGCAGATGCTTTTAAAGATATCCTGGCACATCTCCCCCGCAAACAATATCATTTGTGGTAA
- a CDS encoding SusC/RagA family TonB-linked outer membrane protein: MKLTAVILLMVCLHVSAASYSQNITYTGSAVPLKEVFKAIKQQTGYVFFYTKEVLNNAAPATLSVKNRPLKEVMQQLFADQPLTYTIEDKTIFINKRTIENTAGTAVQQTAITGTVTDANGKPLSGVSVMLKGTSRGTATDSEGRFIFKNIDAANAVLVFSMLGYEKLEIALKGRTEIQVRMKQSTAAINTVEVVGNTGYQKIPRERATGSFDVITSKQLENKIQTNVLERMEGLVPGLMLINGKDNGSDDGLTIRGVSTLYGTKRPLIVIDNFPFEGTMDAINPNDVASITVLKDAAAASIWGARAANGVIVITTKNARKGKIQFAYSNSFQFEPKPDLGYLNRLNASDDIDIDRQLMFTGFESRVKNSNQAFSVFEKFYMDSVAGRISPAAYRNSVDSLRNFDNGKQIRDLLMQSPLTQNHSLSFMGGNDNNQYYGSVRYTGSRGYSLKEDNKNYSFLLKGFFNVTKKLSFNVSTNMTFGNSTAAVLSPTDIYRLKPYQLLAGANGQPLVLNRNSDPANQNNSNDFSIAQRLGWGLDDESFYPLKEIDRQENTNKSIYNRLQAEIKYAITPGIDFNVSYQLENGYTYNKIYTHPDQAQLVKEINDYIVPERNGNVIVTNADGTLKNPTFNIPKGGKLSEERTDFTAYTLRALFNVNKTIANDHEIAAVIGAESRQTKSNGNSVVKYGYDDNSLQYVDLDVQRLKNIRGTLLNIQNGFNGITDQFKFSENRFVSAFANAAYTYRKKYVLSGSVRMDATNLFGTDPKYLYRPMWSSGASWILSNENFLKGAAFVDYLQLRATYGINGNIPKNSGPFMIAESGTNYFNNLPTNTIITPANNQLRWERTAITNLGIDYNLFNYRLSGKADYYVRKSADLLGDYEINPTLGFTSAQVNTASMTNRGWEFQLTSKNIVNRNFEWNTTVSYALNRNKITKVAISSDYSTPLRLASGSPYIVGQPYGGMYSFRFGGLSHDDGQIQLLDASGKIVEDNYYYDMDMVYFTGNTRPVTTAAISNSFLYKGFDLSFMFVYYGGHYQRQSMPRALSGVSAFDNRLKDAWKKPGDEQFTHIPNVLLNSNNSYYATIYYGPYLDVNVFDASYLKLRDVSLRYTFSQQALRQLGFVRGLQLTANARNILTITKNKEGIDPEAFDRTRTMPVMPTFAFGINLDF; this comes from the coding sequence ATGAAGCTCACAGCAGTTATTTTGCTTATGGTATGCCTGCATGTTTCTGCTGCAAGCTACTCACAAAACATTACCTACACCGGCAGCGCTGTTCCGCTGAAAGAGGTGTTTAAAGCCATTAAGCAACAAACAGGATACGTATTCTTTTATACTAAAGAAGTACTGAACAATGCGGCTCCTGCTACCTTGTCTGTAAAAAACAGGCCCCTGAAGGAAGTGATGCAGCAACTTTTTGCCGACCAACCACTCACCTATACCATTGAAGACAAAACTATTTTCATCAATAAACGGACCATTGAAAATACCGCTGGTACAGCTGTTCAGCAAACTGCCATCACGGGTACTGTTACAGACGCAAATGGGAAACCACTGTCCGGCGTATCTGTAATGCTGAAAGGAACTTCCAGGGGTACTGCTACTGACAGTGAGGGCCGGTTTATCTTCAAAAATATCGATGCCGCCAATGCAGTGTTAGTGTTTTCCATGCTCGGATACGAGAAGCTTGAAATTGCGCTGAAAGGCAGGACCGAAATCCAGGTAAGAATGAAACAAAGCACGGCTGCCATTAATACCGTAGAAGTAGTGGGCAACACCGGCTATCAGAAGATCCCCCGCGAACGCGCTACCGGCTCTTTTGATGTGATCACTTCCAAACAACTGGAAAATAAGATTCAGACCAATGTACTGGAACGTATGGAAGGCCTGGTACCAGGACTGATGCTGATCAATGGAAAAGATAATGGCAGCGATGATGGACTGACCATCCGCGGGGTATCTACCTTGTATGGTACCAAACGGCCATTAATTGTAATCGACAATTTTCCTTTTGAAGGTACCATGGATGCCATCAACCCTAACGATGTGGCCAGTATTACCGTACTGAAAGATGCGGCTGCGGCTTCTATCTGGGGGGCACGTGCCGCCAATGGCGTGATTGTTATCACTACTAAAAATGCCCGCAAAGGCAAGATCCAGTTTGCCTATAGCAACAGCTTTCAGTTTGAACCTAAACCAGACCTGGGATATCTTAACCGCCTGAATGCATCAGATGATATCGATATTGACCGGCAACTCATGTTTACCGGCTTTGAATCCAGGGTAAAAAACTCCAATCAGGCGTTCTCTGTTTTTGAAAAATTCTATATGGATTCTGTAGCCGGCAGAATATCACCGGCAGCCTACCGGAACAGTGTGGACTCTCTGAGAAACTTTGATAACGGCAAACAGATCAGGGACCTGCTGATGCAATCTCCGCTGACGCAAAACCATAGCCTGAGCTTTATGGGTGGCAATGACAACAACCAGTATTATGGTTCTGTGAGATACACCGGCTCCAGAGGATACTCGCTAAAAGAAGATAATAAAAACTATAGCTTCCTGCTTAAAGGGTTCTTTAATGTAACGAAAAAGTTATCCTTTAATGTAAGCACTAATATGACGTTTGGTAATAGCACTGCTGCGGTGCTTTCACCTACAGATATCTACCGGCTGAAACCCTATCAGCTGTTGGCCGGAGCTAACGGACAACCCCTGGTACTAAACCGGAATTCTGATCCTGCTAACCAGAACAACTCCAATGATTTTTCCATTGCTCAAAGATTGGGCTGGGGACTGGACGATGAATCTTTCTATCCTTTAAAAGAAATAGACCGGCAGGAAAACACCAATAAAAGTATTTATAACCGCCTGCAGGCCGAAATAAAGTATGCGATCACGCCTGGTATTGATTTTAATGTCAGCTATCAGCTTGAAAACGGCTATACCTACAACAAAATATATACACATCCCGACCAGGCACAACTGGTAAAGGAAATCAATGATTATATCGTACCGGAACGCAATGGTAATGTAATTGTAACTAACGCAGATGGTACGCTGAAAAATCCCACTTTCAACATCCCCAAGGGAGGCAAACTATCAGAAGAAAGAACTGATTTCACAGCCTATACACTAAGAGCCTTATTTAATGTCAATAAAACCATTGCCAATGATCATGAAATTGCTGCGGTAATAGGTGCAGAAAGCAGGCAAACCAAAAGCAACGGCAACAGTGTCGTGAAATATGGTTATGATGATAACTCCCTGCAATATGTAGACCTCGATGTACAACGGTTGAAAAATATCCGTGGCACCCTGCTGAATATACAGAATGGATTTAATGGTATTACAGACCAGTTCAAATTCAGCGAAAACAGGTTTGTTTCTGCATTTGCCAATGCGGCCTATACGTACCGTAAAAAATATGTATTGAGTGGAAGCGTAAGAATGGATGCTACCAATCTTTTTGGTACAGACCCTAAATATCTGTACCGGCCGATGTGGTCATCAGGTGCCAGCTGGATCCTCTCTAATGAAAACTTCCTGAAAGGAGCCGCTTTTGTAGATTACCTGCAGTTAAGAGCTACCTATGGAATCAACGGGAACATCCCCAAAAACAGTGGTCCGTTTATGATCGCAGAATCAGGTACCAACTATTTTAACAACCTGCCTACCAACACGATTATCACACCTGCCAATAATCAGCTGAGATGGGAACGTACCGCTATTACCAACCTGGGTATTGACTACAACCTGTTTAACTATCGGCTGTCCGGTAAAGCAGATTATTATGTAAGAAAGAGTGCTGACCTGCTGGGCGACTATGAAATCAACCCTACCCTAGGATTTACTTCTGCACAGGTAAATACAGCCAGTATGACAAACAGAGGCTGGGAATTTCAGCTCACCTCCAAAAACATCGTGAACCGAAACTTTGAATGGAATACCACCGTGTCTTATGCACTCAATAGAAATAAGATCACCAAGGTGGCTATTTCCAGCGACTATAGTACTCCACTCCGGCTGGCAAGTGGTTCTCCCTATATTGTAGGACAACCTTATGGTGGTATGTATAGCTTCCGCTTCGGTGGTCTCTCTCATGATGACGGACAGATACAATTGCTGGATGCTTCCGGAAAAATTGTGGAAGACAACTACTATTACGATATGGACATGGTGTATTTTACCGGAAATACCAGACCGGTAACTACTGCGGCGATCTCAAACAGTTTCCTCTACAAAGGATTTGACCTCAGCTTTATGTTTGTATACTATGGCGGACATTATCAGCGCCAAAGTATGCCAAGAGCATTATCAGGTGTAAGTGCTTTCGACAACAGGCTGAAAGATGCCTGGAAAAAACCTGGTGATGAACAATTTACCCATATTCCTAATGTGCTGCTCAACAGCAATAACAGCTATTACGCCACCATTTACTATGGCCCTTATCTGGATGTAAACGTGTTTGATGCCTCTTACCTGAAATTAAGGGATGTGTCTTTAAGATATACTTTTTCACAGCAGGCATTGCGGCAACTGGGCTTTGTACGTGGCTTACAGCTTACCGCCAACGCCAGGAATATTCTCACCATTACCAAAAATAAAGAAGGTATAGATCCTGAAGCATTTGACCGCACCCGCACCATGCCGGTAATGCCCACTTTTGCATTTGGTATCAACCTTGATTTTTAA
- a CDS encoding GbsR/MarR family transcriptional regulator has protein sequence MKLAEAKAQFIQTWGSLGAQWGINRTMAQIHALLLISPDPLSADDIMEELNISRGNTNMNVRDLINWGLVEKVLIPGERREFFSAEKDIWKVSTLIARERKKRELDPIIKVLNQLQEVEGEQKDKHVKAFRESVQNINKFAHQTDKTITAFIKSEEHWFSNALLKLFK, from the coding sequence ATGAAACTGGCAGAAGCTAAAGCACAATTTATTCAAACCTGGGGCTCCCTGGGAGCACAATGGGGCATAAACCGCACCATGGCTCAGATACATGCGTTGCTGCTGATCAGCCCTGATCCATTGAGTGCAGATGACATTATGGAGGAGCTGAATATTTCCAGAGGTAATACCAACATGAATGTAAGGGACCTCATCAACTGGGGATTGGTAGAAAAAGTGCTTATTCCCGGTGAAAGAAGGGAATTCTTCAGCGCCGAAAAAGATATCTGGAAAGTGTCTACCCTGATTGCCCGTGAAAGGAAAAAAAGGGAGCTCGATCCTATTATAAAAGTGCTGAATCAATTGCAGGAAGTAGAAGGAGAACAAAAGGACAAACATGTAAAAGCATTCCGGGAATCGGTTCAGAATATCAACAAGTTTGCCCACCAAACAGACAAGACCATCACTGCTTTCATAAAATCCGAAGAACACTGGTTTTCCAATGCTTTATTAAAACTCTTTAAATAA
- a CDS encoding RagB/SusD family nutrient uptake outer membrane protein, protein MKKTFFITTVLAGIICFTSCKKYLDLKPKGYVIPQTTEDFDRILNNPTMARNIANHLDMLTDDYFVKGSGKAAMEQDNSSESRIYLWKAEIYTTPDDMKYNAFWNLLYNNAYQYNAIINGIKTATGGTPAKKKVIMAKAKLGRALTFWYLVNLYTQPYQTQTAATDPGVPLITSNDIAAPLPGRGTVKETYDFILKDLQEAIPDLPVSVQDPYQLSKAAGYSALARTYLMMGDYANAGKAANDALSFNNNLIDYNTEYEETDGQVFPKEDGKYADMLKDPENIFVQHYSYTRGMAYQYVSKEAVNLFDAADLRHIYLTLEIETDPVTNKPDSNYLFMGAMSFNYNISFTSPEMLLIRAECNARQGKVADAMDDINRLRQHRIKTTAYKTLTAADKKAATRLVLEERRRELLFRGSRWFDMRRLNSDPDFGFTARHYFQDGTSIALAPGSKRYTLFLPISALTANIVQNPE, encoded by the coding sequence ATGAAAAAAACATTCTTTATTACCACAGTCCTGGCGGGGATAATCTGTTTTACTTCCTGCAAAAAATACCTGGATCTCAAACCTAAAGGTTATGTGATCCCACAAACAACAGAAGACTTTGACCGTATCCTCAATAATCCTACCATGGCCAGGAATATTGCCAATCACCTGGACATGCTGACAGATGACTATTTTGTTAAAGGATCCGGGAAAGCTGCCATGGAACAGGATAACAGTAGTGAAAGCCGGATCTACCTGTGGAAAGCGGAGATCTATACCACACCGGATGACATGAAATATAATGCTTTCTGGAACCTGCTGTACAACAATGCTTATCAGTATAATGCCATCATCAATGGTATAAAAACAGCTACCGGGGGCACTCCTGCCAAGAAGAAAGTCATCATGGCTAAAGCAAAGCTGGGCCGGGCATTGACTTTCTGGTACCTGGTCAACCTCTATACACAGCCATATCAAACACAAACAGCGGCTACAGACCCGGGAGTACCTCTGATCACTTCCAATGACATTGCAGCACCACTTCCAGGAAGAGGTACAGTAAAAGAAACGTATGATTTCATACTAAAAGACCTGCAGGAAGCCATTCCGGACCTGCCTGTTTCTGTACAGGATCCCTACCAGCTTTCCAAGGCTGCCGGATACAGTGCACTGGCCAGAACCTATCTGATGATGGGGGATTATGCAAATGCCGGCAAGGCCGCCAACGATGCATTGTCTTTCAATAACAACCTGATAGATTATAATACGGAATATGAAGAAACAGACGGGCAGGTATTCCCGAAAGAAGATGGGAAATATGCTGACATGCTGAAGGATCCGGAAAACATCTTCGTGCAGCACTACTCCTATACCAGGGGAATGGCCTATCAATATGTAAGCAAAGAAGCGGTTAACCTGTTTGACGCAGCGGATCTCCGGCATATTTATCTGACCCTCGAAATAGAAACAGATCCTGTCACAAACAAACCTGACAGCAACTATCTTTTTATGGGCGCCATGAGCTTTAATTATAATATCAGCTTTACCAGCCCGGAAATGTTGCTGATCCGTGCAGAATGTAATGCACGCCAGGGAAAAGTAGCAGATGCCATGGATGATATCAACCGGTTACGGCAGCACAGGATTAAAACCACTGCCTACAAAACTTTAACAGCAGCAGATAAAAAAGCAGCCACCAGGCTGGTATTGGAAGAGAGAAGACGGGAACTCTTATTCAGAGGCAGCAGATGGTTTGACATGAGAAGACTGAACAGTGATCCTGATTTTGGCTTTACTGCCAGACATTATTTCCAGGATGGAACCAGTATAGCCCTGGCACCTGGCAGCAAGCGCTACACCTTGTTTTTACCAATATCTGCACTTACCGCCAACATTGTTCAAAACCCTGAGTAA
- the ubiE gene encoding bifunctional demethylmenaquinone methyltransferase/2-methoxy-6-polyprenyl-1,4-benzoquinol methylase UbiE yields the protein MSENVNAQKIVPFAESKLSKKEQIASMFDDIAFRYDFLNHFMSLGIDVIWRKKALGYLKQHRPKLMLDIATGTGDFAIMANKRLQPEKIIGIDISEGMLEVGRQKIAKQGLTDKITLQLGDSETISFPDQTFDAITVAFGVRNFENLEKGLAEMRRVLKPGAKLVILEFSNPTVFPIKQLYNLYFRYITPLLGKWVAKSKAAYSYLPESVKAFPQGEVMCNILTNTGFQAVTCKKLTFGICSIYCATR from the coding sequence ATGTCAGAAAATGTAAATGCTCAGAAGATAGTTCCCTTTGCGGAGTCAAAATTAAGCAAGAAGGAGCAGATAGCCTCCATGTTTGATGATATTGCTTTCCGTTATGACTTTCTTAACCACTTCATGTCGCTGGGAATAGACGTGATCTGGCGTAAAAAAGCACTGGGATACCTGAAGCAGCATCGCCCAAAACTGATGCTGGACATAGCTACCGGCACCGGCGACTTTGCTATTATGGCCAATAAAAGACTGCAACCTGAAAAAATCATCGGTATAGATATTTCTGAAGGCATGCTGGAAGTAGGCCGCCAAAAGATTGCCAAACAAGGGCTGACAGACAAAATAACCTTACAGCTGGGCGATAGCGAAACAATAAGTTTTCCCGATCAAACGTTTGATGCCATAACTGTGGCTTTTGGAGTACGTAACTTCGAAAACCTGGAAAAGGGACTGGCAGAAATGAGGCGGGTATTAAAACCCGGTGCTAAACTCGTGATCCTGGAGTTTTCTAATCCAACAGTTTTTCCCATTAAACAATTATATAACTTGTATTTTCGTTATATTACACCCCTTCTGGGAAAATGGGTGGCCAAAAGCAAAGCGGCATACAGTTATCTGCCGGAGTCTGTGAAGGCTTTTCCACAAGGGGAAGTAATGTGTAATATTTTAACCAATACTGGGTTCCAGGCAGTTACATGCAAAAAACTAACATTCGGCATATGCTCCATTTATTGCGCTACCCGCTGA
- the yihA gene encoding ribosome biogenesis GTP-binding protein YihA/YsxC, which yields MIIKSAEYLISSPEWEKCPVPNMPEFAFIGRSNVGKSSLINVLANNEKLAKTSGTPGKTQLINHFVINKAWYLVDLPGYGFAKVSHSQRKKWEQMIENYLRKRENLMHVFVLIDSRHTPQKLDLDFISQLGQWNIPFSLVFTKADKNSQAETSRNVKAFLNKMRETWQFLPASFITSTVKKTGRDAILEFIDEMNAQFRAIA from the coding sequence ATGATTATCAAGTCAGCAGAATATCTTATCAGCAGCCCGGAATGGGAAAAATGCCCTGTACCTAATATGCCGGAATTTGCTTTTATAGGCCGGTCCAATGTGGGGAAATCCTCCCTGATCAATGTGTTGGCCAATAATGAAAAACTGGCGAAGACTTCCGGTACACCGGGTAAAACCCAGCTGATCAACCATTTTGTTATTAATAAGGCCTGGTACCTGGTGGATTTACCAGGATATGGATTTGCCAAAGTGAGTCATTCCCAGCGGAAAAAATGGGAGCAGATGATTGAAAACTATTTGCGCAAACGTGAAAATCTGATGCATGTGTTTGTGTTGATAGACAGCAGGCATACGCCACAAAAGCTGGACCTGGACTTTATCAGCCAGCTGGGACAATGGAATATTCCCTTTAGCCTGGTATTTACCAAAGCAGATAAAAACTCGCAGGCAGAAACCAGCCGTAATGTAAAGGCATTCCTGAATAAAATGCGCGAGACATGGCAATTCCTGCCCGCAAGTTTTATTACCTCCACGGTAAAGAAAACCGGACGTGATGCAATACTTGAATTTATTGATGAAATGAATGCCCAGTTCAGGGCTATTGCATAA
- a CDS encoding TlpA family protein disulfide reductase, with product MYIRNLVSAICLLLISAISVGQQITIDGKFTNSPDPVIVATMPINGNQFSGAKVDIPLDTLTGDFKLSYKISKPGFVTLTNNWQQVRLYVQPGKSYHLQANMQDFSTLQITGAEQEGQVLLQQLGLSEDTRTDAARLDSVKTVTARIHTADAIAQEKKAAMEKLKVAGKISTGFYNAVNDAIDLYRVNLLSTNFFFEFRQREETPAAVKEFMQTYLPEWKKLYANFNTNHNWLHAAGYSSLLGRYASFQNIADSGRLIFARGNYALNGINQFRKSLKGSMLEYAWAEYMVMGIGQQLFEPEWIDNFAAFRKAFPASALTSKLQPYITKVVAYQEAARKKDPAIQLLPGYESMQSLSEVFAALKGQVTYIDLWATWCVPCRAELQYSIKLHDTLKTLGVQTVYISIDVENADKKWREMIQQLPLKGINLRTSNELHKDVSKVIPKFTGIPRYLILDKAGNVVEWDAKRPSDNLDLIRQLKTYLN from the coding sequence ATGTATATACGTAATTTAGTTTCAGCCATCTGCCTGCTACTGATCTCAGCGATCAGCGTAGGCCAGCAGATTACCATAGATGGGAAATTCACCAACTCTCCCGATCCTGTAATAGTAGCTACCATGCCCATAAATGGTAACCAGTTCTCCGGTGCTAAAGTAGATATCCCCCTGGATACCCTTACCGGCGATTTCAAGCTGTCCTACAAGATCAGCAAACCGGGATTTGTAACGCTGACAAACAACTGGCAACAGGTTCGCTTATATGTACAACCTGGAAAATCTTATCACCTCCAGGCCAACATGCAGGATTTCAGTACCCTGCAAATCACGGGCGCTGAACAGGAAGGGCAGGTACTGCTGCAACAGCTGGGGCTATCTGAGGATACCAGAACGGATGCTGCCCGCCTGGATAGTGTAAAAACAGTAACCGCCCGTATTCATACCGCCGATGCCATCGCGCAGGAGAAAAAGGCAGCGATGGAAAAATTGAAAGTTGCCGGAAAAATAAGCACCGGTTTTTACAATGCTGTAAATGATGCGATTGATCTATATCGGGTCAATCTGCTGTCTACCAATTTCTTCTTTGAGTTCAGACAAAGAGAAGAAACCCCGGCGGCAGTGAAAGAGTTTATGCAAACGTATCTGCCTGAATGGAAAAAACTGTATGCTAATTTCAACACCAACCACAACTGGTTGCATGCTGCAGGTTATTCCTCCCTGTTGGGCAGATATGCATCTTTCCAAAATATTGCCGACAGCGGCCGGCTGATCTTTGCCCGCGGTAATTATGCATTGAACGGTATTAACCAGTTCCGCAAATCACTGAAAGGCTCCATGCTGGAATATGCCTGGGCAGAATATATGGTAATGGGCATCGGGCAACAACTTTTTGAACCGGAATGGATAGATAATTTCGCGGCATTCAGGAAGGCCTTCCCCGCAAGCGCACTGACCAGTAAACTGCAACCTTATATTACCAAAGTAGTAGCTTACCAGGAAGCTGCCAGGAAAAAAGATCCTGCCATTCAGCTATTACCCGGATATGAATCCATGCAATCATTATCCGAAGTATTTGCTGCACTGAAAGGCCAGGTAACTTATATAGATCTCTGGGCCACCTGGTGTGTGCCCTGCCGTGCAGAACTACAGTACTCCATCAAGTTGCATGATACCCTGAAAACACTGGGTGTACAAACGGTATATATCTCTATTGATGTTGAAAACGCAGATAAAAAATGGCGGGAAATGATCCAGCAATTGCCGCTGAAAGGAATTAACCTGCGTACCAGCAATGAACTTCATAAAGATGTAAGTAAGGTTATCCCTAAGTTCACGGGGATCCCCCGCTACCTGATCCTGGATAAAGCAGGAAATGTAGTAGAATGGGATGCGAAAAGGCCCAGCGATAACCTGGACCTGATCAGGCAACTAAAAACCTACTTAAATTAA
- a CDS encoding CoA-binding protein produces MEKMSQTSNEQKKLTVVLGASPNPERYSYLAATRLKAHGHPVVAIGKREAQIMDIPVIKEHPALENVDTVTLYMNPVLQREYYDYILQLHPRRIIFNPGTENEELAQMAKAKGIQTQEACTLVLLSTGQY; encoded by the coding sequence ATGGAAAAGATGAGCCAGACCTCCAATGAACAAAAGAAACTGACCGTAGTATTAGGGGCTTCTCCCAACCCGGAGCGTTATAGCTACCTGGCTGCTACCCGCCTGAAAGCACACGGACACCCTGTAGTGGCCATCGGCAAGCGGGAGGCACAAATAATGGATATCCCTGTTATTAAGGAACACCCCGCACTGGAAAATGTAGACACCGTTACCTTATACATGAACCCGGTATTACAACGGGAGTACTATGACTACATTCTTCAACTGCATCCCAGGCGCATTATCTTTAACCCAGGTACGGAAAATGAGGAATTGGCACAAATGGCAAAAGCTAAAGGCATCCAGACCCAGGAAGCCTGTACCCTCGTACTATTGAGTACAGGACAATACTAA